In Papaver somniferum cultivar HN1 chromosome 1, ASM357369v1, whole genome shotgun sequence, a genomic segment contains:
- the LOC113298689 gene encoding protein RKD5-like, whose translation MDMAEESKDKFHHSARVLAMLGQDLNCLPHPITESRMPENLQQSDKLESDAVVKNNKKRAATDHIARIALADLAKYFDLPIAEASRNLKVGLTVLKRKCRELGIPRWPHRKIKSLDTLIRNLQEEATRQERENKAAAAMAVTKRQKMLEREKQGIESKPFMEIQNETKRFRQDVFKRRHRARVVNKRC comes from the exons ATGGACATGGCTGAAGAAAGCAAAGATAAGTTCCATCACTCTGCTAGAGTATTAGCCATGCTTGGTCAAGATCTTAACTGTCTTCCTCATCCCATCACTGAATCAAGAATGCCGGAAAATCTTCAACAAAGTGACAAACTTGAATCAG ACGCTGTAGTGAAGAATAACAAAAAGAGGGCAGCAACAGACCACATAGCTAGAATTGCTTTAGCCGATCTTGCAAAATACTTCGACCTTCCAATAGCAGAAGCTTCAAGAAATCTGAAGGTTGGACTCACTGTGCTCAAGAGGAAATGCAGGGAACTCGGTATACCTCGTTGGCCACATAGGAAAATCAAATCCCTCGACACTCTCATACGAAATCTTCAG GAAGAGGCAACAAGGCAGGAGAGAGAGAACAAAGCAGCGGCAGCTATGGCTGTAACGAAGAGGCAAAAAATGCTAGAAAGAGAAAAACAAGGCATAGAGAGTAAACCATTCATGGAAATACAAAATGAGACTAAGAGATTTAGACAAGATGTTTTCAAGAGAAGACATAGAGCTAGAGTTGTTAACAAAAGATGCTAG
- the LOC113298670 gene encoding uncharacterized protein LOC113298670: MGKIVEEKPKKKKGRPSLLDLQKRKLLQQQQEQQELQKRNPNFFGNIPNSNCNNGGDEDDEVDANGNRKEKKLQFVVKLQNSQQHQSPFLNTNSHNSESNLLLDDGNGENPYKKRKINDVVGDGSAQFFDQTGERHDFNFNSTSNTHQAGLPLESGPTTPLPDKKLLFVILDRLQKKDTYSVFSEPVDPEELPDYFEIIQHPMDFGTVRKKLDVGAYASLEQFEKDVFLICSNAMEYNAPDTIYFRQARSINELAKKDFENLRQDNTGPEAQPRVVRRGRPPKHLKKPEIFSDAALATGVDNSIFSNSYNLRKGPVSIANDTPAKTRYKEASWSTERKWDRNDDFSGMTFKAMSMKIGKKQIILDENRRNTYFLQPEPSIFTIIDDEEKQLMNVGLHVERGYAESMAKFAANLGPTAWKVAAKKISRTLPPGTNFGPGWVEEKEVVPPHLQMPQSTCSPQRPPPHPQQQLFSVPQFSPSATTSPMEVKGAKLLDNHEFSDRLRSDMHLIRSFPSSSTSVPSSIFMNKAPESIIEHQMSTVKGPQTGYDSMNSSSSSGIKHPHFQIRQNPAKLTPNLNGFTGGFGYNPANQVANHWQTGHFSSEGSARIPDVLSGSNNLAHSVAMNHFESEEHRFLAPSGSASPMNFSMSLSGTHHNEASAVSGNTGMIQMHPNWRGIGSSTSALQQQQKQISVPPDLNVMFQLPSSPNPNIRGDSPQPDLALQL; the protein is encoded by the exons atgGGTAAGATAGTGGAAGAGAagccgaagaagaagaaaggaagacCTTCTTTATTAGATCTCCAAAAAAGAAAACTTCTTCAGCAACAGCAAGAACAACAAGAATTACagaaaagaaaccctaatttttttggaaatatCCCCAATTCTAATTGTAATAATGgtggtgatgaagatgatgaggtgGACGCTAATGGGAAcaggaaagaaaagaaattgcAATTTGTTGTTAAATTACAGAATTCacaacaacatcaaagtccatttTTGAATACTAATTCTCATAATTCGGAATCGAATTTATTGTTGGATGATGGGAATGGAGAGAATCCATATAAGAAAAGAAAGATCAATGATGTTGTTGGAGATGGATCTGCTCAATTTTTTGATCAAACG GGAGAGAGACACGATTTCAACTTCAACTCAACAAGTAATACTCATCAGG CAGGATTACCTTTGGAATCAGGACCCACAACACCTTTACCAGACAAAAAGTTGTTGTTTGTCATCTTGGACAGGCTTCAAAA GAAAGACACTTACAGTGTATTCTCGGAACCTGTGGATCCAGAAGAG CTACCAGATTATTTCGAGATTATACAGCATCCAATGGATTTTGGAACTGTTAGAAAAAAGTTGGATGTCGGGGCATATGCTTCATTAGAGCAATTCGAG AAAGATGTCTTTTTGATCTGTTCAAATGCAATGGAATATAATGCACCAGATACCATCTACTTCCGACAG GCAAGATCGATAAATGAGCTGGCAAAAAAGGATTTTGAGAACTTAAGGCAAGATAATACTGGTCCTGAAGCACAACCAAGAGTAGTAAGAAGAGGTAGGCCACCAAAGCATCTGAAAAAGCCTGAAATCTTTTCAGATGCAGCTCTAGCAACAGGAGTAGATAATAGCATTTTCTCAAACTCGTATAATCTAAGGAAAGGGCCTGTATCCATTGCTAATGATACACCGGCAAAGACTCGATATAAGGAGGCTAGTTGGTCGACAGAGCGTAAGTGGGATAGAAATGACGATTTTTCAG GTATGACATTCAAGGCAATGTCAATGAAGATTGGAAAAAAGCAAatcatcctagatgaaaatcgtCGCAACACGTATTTTCTGCAACCAGAGCCTTCAATTTTTACCATCATAGATGATGAAGAGAAACAGTTAATGAAT GTGGGGCTTCATGTGGAGCGTGGGTATGCAGAAAGCATGGCTAAATTTGCTGCGAATCTTGGGCCTACTGCATGGAAAGTAGCTGCTAAGAAGATTTCAAGGACTCTGCCTCCAGGAACCAACTTTGGCCCTGGCTGGGTTGAAGAAAAAGAGGTTGTTCCACCACATCTACAGATGCCTCAGTCAACGTGTTCACCCCAACGGCCACCACCACATCCTCAACAACAACTGTTTTCTGTGCCGCAATTCTCACCATCTGCTACTACTTCTCCAATGGAAGTGAAAGGTGCTAAATTGTTGGATAATCATGAATTTTCAGATAGGTTGAGGTCTGATATGCATCTGATCAGAAGTTTCCCTTCGTCATCTACTTCTGTCCCTTCTTCGATATTTATGAACAAGGCACCTGAATCAATTATTGAGCATCAGATGTCCACTGTGAAAGGACCTCAAACTGGGTACGATTCAATGAACAGTAGCAGCAGTTCCGGGATTAAACATCCTCACTTCCAGATTCGTCAAAATCCAGCTAAGCTTACTCCTAATTTGAATGGTTTTACCGGTGGGTTCGGATATAACCCTGCCAATCAGGTGGCAAACCATTGGCAAACTGGGCACTTTAGTTCGGAGGGTTCTGCACGAATACCAGATGTACTTTCCGGAAGCAACAACTTGGCTCATTCAGTGGCTATGAACCATTTTGAATCTGAAGAGCATAGGTTTTTAGCACCATCAGGGTCTGCTAGTCCAATGAATTTCAGTATGTCTTTATCTGGTACCCACCACAACGAGGCATCAGCAGTGTCAGGAAACACTGGAATGATTCAAATGCATCCAAATTGGAGGGGAATAGGATCATCAACGTCGGCCCTACAACAACAGCAGAAACAAATTTCTGTTCCACCAGACTTGAACGTGATGTTCCAGTTACCGAGCTCCCCTAATCCAAACATACGAGGTGATTCACCCCAGCCGGATTTGGCATTACAACTCTGA
- the LOC113298680 gene encoding transport and Golgi organization 2 homolog, translated as MCIVVFIWQAHPRYPLLLLLNRDEFHDRPTKPISWWEGDEIVGGKDELAGGTWLACSRKGKLGFLTNVMEPPPYPERKSRGGLIMKFLESDKSPEEFANEVIKEADEYNGFNLVLADIHSKVMVYVTNRPKAVRVSVQVVSPGIHVLSNAQLDSPWFKTERLGQNFKELLDKHSERGGEVQLKEMVKELMRDTVRAESSRLPGIRRPEYELPASSIFVECDTPMGRYGTRSTAALSVTATGNISIYEEYLEKETWKVQTVEYQIENVKGAKNVKGAKLPK; from the exons ATGTGTATAGTGGTGTTTATATGGCAAGCTCATCCACGCTATCCACTACTTCTCTTGTTAAACAGAGATGAATTTCATGACAG ACCTACTAAACCAATATCATGGTGGGAAGGTGATGAAATAGTGGGTGGAAAAGATGAATTGGCAGGGGGGACATGGTTAGCTTGTTCAAGaaaaggtaaattagggtttcttactAATGTCATGGAACCTCCACCATATCCTGAGAGGAAAAGCAGAGGAGGATTGATTATGAAATTTTTAGAG AGTGATAAAAGTCCCGAGGAATTTGCTAATGAAGTGATAAAGGAGGCAGATGAGTATAATGGGTTTAATCTGGTACTAGCAGACATCCATTCCAAAGTCATGGTATATGTCACCAACAGGCCTAAAGCAGTGCGTGTTTCTGTTCAAGTGGTTTCACCTGGTATACATGTGCTTTCAAATGCACAATTAGACTCTCCCTGGTTTAAG ACTGAACGTTTGGGGCAAAACTTCAAAGAACTACTTGATAAACATAGTGAACGCGGTGGTGAGGTTCAGTTGAAAGAGATGGTGAAAGAACTGATGAGGGACACTGTTAGAGCAGAAAGTAGTAGGTTACCTGGCATACGTCGTCCCGAATATGAACTCCCAGCAAGCTCTATATTCGTCGAATGTGATACCCCAATG GGCCGCTACGGGACTAGAAGCACGGCTGCTTTGTCTGTGACAGCAACTGGTAACATAAGCATTTATGAAGAATATCTTGAGAAGGAAACATGGAAGGTACAGACAGTGGAGTACCAGATAGAGAATGTAAAAGGAGCCAAGAATGTAAAAGGAGCCAAGCTGCCAAAGTAG